The Alcaligenes aquatilis genome contains the following window.
TGGCAGCAATAGCGGCTGCGCGTTTGCTTACTTTAGCCATGACTTACACCACCCCTTCAACGTTGATGCCCATGCTGCGAGCGCTACCAGCGATGGTACGCACAGCGGCGTCCAGATCGGCGGCGGTCAGGTCGGGTTGTTTGGTCTTGGCGATTTCTTCAGCCTGAGCGCGAGTCAGTGTACCGACTTTGTCCGCGTTAGGACGTGCAGAACCGGATTTGATACCAGCAGCCTTTTTGATCAGGATGGTTGCTGGAGGAGTCTTCATGATGAACGTGAAGCTCTTGTCAGCAAAAGCGGTGATCACCACAGGAATTGGCAGACCGGGTTCCAGACCCTGTGTCTGGGCGTTGAACGCCTTGCAGAATTCCATGATGTTCAGACCGCGCTGACCCAGCGCTGGACCGATTGGAGGGGATGGGTTTGCCTTACCAGCTGGGACTTGCAGCTTGATAAAGCCGACGATTTTCTTCGCCATGCTTAGCTCCTTGCGGGTGATGACGCCTGACACAGACTGCGCCAGGCTTCCCGGGGGTTGTAATTAATCAGGTCTTTTCGACTTGATCGAAATCGAGTTCGACAGGGGTAGCGCGGCCGAAAATAGTAACGGTGACACGAACCTTGTTTTTCTCGTAGTTAACTTCTTCGACGTTACCGTTGAAATCTGCGAACGGGCCGTCCTTGACGCGCACCAGTTCACCCACTTCAAACAACACTTTGTGCCGTGGCTTTTCAACGCCCTCTTCCATTTGCGACAGGATTTTTTCCACTTCGCGCTCGGAGATGGGAGCAGGACGGTTACCGGAACCGCCCAAAAAGCCGGTGACGCGCGGCGTACTTTTTACCAAATGCCAGGTTTCGTCGGTCAAAGCCATCTCGACCAAAACGTAACCGGGGTAAATACGTCGCTCTGTAATTGATTTCTTGCCGTTTTTTACTTCAACGACTTCTTCCGATGGAACCAGAATGCGACCAAACGCTTCTTGGAGTTCAGCGCGTTCAATGCGCTCCACCAGAGCTTTGTGCACGCTTTTTTCCATGCCGGAATAAACGTGAACCACATACCAGCGTTTGCTCATGTGTG
Protein-coding sequences here:
- the rplK gene encoding 50S ribosomal protein L11; amino-acid sequence: MAKKIVGFIKLQVPAGKANPSPPIGPALGQRGLNIMEFCKAFNAQTQGLEPGLPIPVVITAFADKSFTFIMKTPPATILIKKAAGIKSGSARPNADKVGTLTRAQAEEIAKTKQPDLTAADLDAAVRTIAGSARSMGINVEGVV
- the nusG gene encoding transcription termination/antitermination protein NusG; this translates as MSKRWYVVHVYSGMEKSVHKALVERIERAELQEAFGRILVPSEEVVEVKNGKKSITERRIYPGYVLVEMALTDETWHLVKSTPRVTGFLGGSGNRPAPISEREVEKILSQMEEGVEKPRHKVLFEVGELVRVKDGPFADFNGNVEEVNYEKNKVRVTVTIFGRATPVELDFDQVEKT